Proteins from one Cryptomeria japonica chromosome 4, Sugi_1.0, whole genome shotgun sequence genomic window:
- the LOC131875119 gene encoding uncharacterized protein LOC131875119: MEAIPKKHATSEVACRFLKENIISRFGIPHKVVSDNVAAFSSYEVTQFYYDYGIILAHSSDYHLQGNGQVESSKKNLVTITRKLAEENQRSWHKALYDALRVDRITPKRAIGMSPLQLLYGMNAKIPITLDLPTLKLAKAIEDETFENALDKRIMFLSQLEEQRTQVVDRIADH; the protein is encoded by the coding sequence ATGGAGGCTATTCCGAAGAAACATGCCACTTCAGAAGTGGCATGTAGGTTTCTTAAGGAGAATATAATTTCCAGGTTTGGCATCCCACATAAAGTTGTGTCAGATAATGTAGCTGCCTTTTCCTCTTATGAGGTAACCCAGTTCTATTATGATTATGGTATCATCTTGGCTCATTCCTCTGATTATCATCTTCAAGGTAATGGTCAGGTAGAATCAAGTAAAAAGAATCTAGTTACCATCACACGTAAGCTTGCGGAGGAAAATCAGAGATCTTGGCATAAGGCTCTATATGATGCTTTACGAGTAGATAGAATCACACCCAAAAGAGCTATTGGCATGTCACCACTCCAGCTGCTTTATGGGATGAACGCAAAAATACCTATTACTTTGGATCTTCCCACTTTAAAGTTAGCTAAGGCAATTGAAGATGAGACATTTGAAAATGCCTTAGACAAAAGAATAATGTTTCTTTCTCAGTTAGAAGAACAACGAACACAAGTGGTAGACCGGATTGCTGATCATTAG